A region of Moorena producens PAL-8-15-08-1 DNA encodes the following proteins:
- a CDS encoding pentapeptide repeat-containing protein, whose translation MGEEKSQPILLSLIKRVVVAETDNLEQLTAMVGLNLAEHFTAADLSYTDLSQARLIEADFRGTDFRGANLQGANFCNADLRGADFRSANLSMSDFRSANLEGVSLGGADLRGIRLDGANLRDGDLSGADLRGADVRKTDLTGVNLSEAKLGGAYLQGAKLRGANLGSAILSRANLQGTNLIRAHLGGADLRCVDLSHANLSRAELSEANLKGAKLRGTNLKGADLSLADMTQVCLIRANLSYVHLIRANLRKAELIRSDLSHSDLRGVDLQGADLSLAIFENADLRSANLRSAKMNLAELDGANLRGADFSHADIRGAKVKGARFAKNRGISNHMKRVLMRLGAIFEDDDRDSSTVIISR comes from the coding sequence ATGGGTGAGGAAAAATCTCAACCGATTCTGCTCAGCCTGATCAAGCGGGTTGTAGTGGCAGAAACAGACAATCTTGAGCAGTTGACTGCAATGGTTGGGCTTAATCTGGCTGAGCACTTCACTGCAGCTGACTTAAGTTACACTGACCTCAGCCAAGCTAGGTTGATTGAAGCGGATTTCAGAGGAACAGATTTCCGGGGGGCTAACCTCCAAGGTGCCAACTTCTGTAATGCTGACTTGAGGGGGGCTGATTTCAGGAGTGCCAATCTAAGCATGAGCGACTTCAGGAGTGCTAATCTCGAGGGGGTAAGCCTTGGTGGTGCTGACCTGAGGGGGATACGATTAGATGGTGCTAATCTCAGGGATGGTGACCTCAGTGGTGCTGACTTGAGGGGAGCTGACGTCAGGAAAACTGACCTAACTGGTGTTAATCTTAGCGAGGCTAAATTGGGAGGTGCTTACCTCCAGGGGGCTAAACTCAGGGGGGCTAATCTCGGGAGTGCGATTTTGAGCAGAGCTAACCTTCAGGGGACTAACCTGATCCGTGCCCACCTGGGGGGGGCTGACTTGAGGTGTGTTGATTTATCCCATGCTAACTTAAGCCGTGCTGAGCTTAGTGAAGCTAATCTCAAAGGTGCGAAACTGAGGGGAACTAATCTTAAAGGAGCTGATTTAAGTTTAGCAGATATGACCCAAGTCTGCCTGATTCGTGCTAATTTGAGTTATGTCCATCTGATTCGTGCCAACCTTCGCAAAGCTGAGCTGATTCGTAGCGACTTAAGTCACAGTGATCTCAGGGGAGTTGATCTTCAGGGAGCTGACTTGAGTTTGGCTATCTTTGAAAATGCTGACCTTAGGAGTGCTAATCTCAGAAGTGCGAAGATGAATCTTGCTGAGTTAGATGGTGCCAATTTGAGAGGGGCTGATTTTAGTCATGCTGACATTAGGGGGGCAAAAGTGAAAGGGGCTAGGTTCGCTAAAAATCGAGGTATTTCTAATCATATGAAACGGGTGTTGATGCGCTTAGGGGCAATTTTTGAAGATGACGACCGCGATAGCTCTACGGTGATTATTTCTCGTTAA
- a CDS encoding RNA-guided endonuclease InsQ/TnpB family protein, with the protein MQLGYVYKLIPNPQQEATMSRWLDMLLAQYNYLLRDRNDSYDQVKSPKMGDYCDLTNKGEACPLTCSVNKSTSLGYPWKNSHKNPSAKPTLRERRSTYEIQSSTLPDLKKTRPWYKEIHSTVLQQMLRQLDTAFKKFFKGEARYPKPKRRSRYRSFKYAPGQIKLNGNRIYLPGIGWMKFHNSRPIPDGFTLKSVTVRRKSRGWFVSIHIEDKLAPSPPGKNSNEISPTRVKGCDLGIKKLVSVSDGQIIANPAKSSKFERQSRRLKLRQRAASRKRKGSKNRKKSFKKVASLHERIENSRSAYHWDTAKKLVNDADALVFEDLNIKGMKSRCKPNKNENGGYDRNGQSAKRGLNRSISDAAWGELIKKVEVVAAKSGIPVIKVNPRHTSQECPKCHHTSADNRSGEKFVCTECGYHDDADVNGAVNIKMRGLKKLGIDPSQLPSVRREVTPMELIVV; encoded by the coding sequence ATGCAATTGGGCTACGTATATAAATTGATTCCGAATCCCCAGCAAGAAGCTACCATGAGTCGATGGCTAGACATGCTTTTAGCTCAGTACAACTACCTATTAAGAGATAGGAACGATTCCTACGATCAAGTCAAATCTCCTAAGATGGGCGATTACTGTGATTTGACAAATAAGGGAGAGGCATGCCCATTAACTTGCTCGGTAAATAAGTCAACCTCGTTGGGGTATCCTTGGAAAAATAGCCACAAAAACCCTTCGGCAAAGCCGACGCTACGGGAACGCCGCAGTACCTACGAGATTCAAAGCTCTACTTTGCCAGACCTCAAGAAAACAAGACCCTGGTACAAAGAAATCCACTCCACTGTCTTGCAGCAAATGCTAAGGCAGTTAGACACGGCTTTCAAAAAGTTTTTCAAAGGAGAAGCAAGGTATCCAAAACCTAAAAGACGTTCTCGCTACCGGAGTTTTAAGTATGCTCCAGGTCAGATAAAGTTGAACGGCAATCGAATTTACTTGCCAGGTATAGGCTGGATGAAATTTCATAATTCCCGGCCTATACCAGATGGCTTTACACTGAAATCAGTTACCGTCCGTCGGAAATCACGGGGTTGGTTTGTCAGTATTCATATCGAAGATAAATTAGCTCCGTCCCCTCCGGGAAAGAATAGTAATGAAATAAGTCCAACACGTGTCAAAGGATGCGATCTAGGAATCAAAAAGCTTGTTAGTGTTTCTGATGGTCAAATTATTGCTAATCCAGCCAAGAGCAGTAAATTTGAACGTCAATCAAGAAGACTAAAACTGAGACAAAGAGCTGCGAGTCGTAAACGAAAAGGTTCAAAGAACCGTAAAAAGTCATTCAAGAAAGTAGCATCATTGCATGAGCGGATTGAGAATAGCCGGTCAGCATACCACTGGGACACCGCTAAAAAGTTAGTTAATGACGCAGATGCCCTGGTGTTTGAAGATCTCAACATTAAGGGAATGAAATCTCGTTGTAAACCCAACAAGAATGAAAATGGTGGCTATGACCGTAATGGACAGTCAGCCAAAAGAGGGCTTAACCGCTCAATCTCTGATGCTGCCTGGGGGGAATTGATCAAAAAAGTTGAAGTCGTGGCTGCAAAGTCAGGCATTCCAGTAATCAAAGTAAACCCTAGACATACATCTCAAGAATGCCCAAAATGCCATCACACCAGTGCAGACAATCGATCTGGAGAAAAGTTTGTTTGCACTGAATGTGGCTACCACGATGATGCTGATGTCAATGGGGCAGTAAATATCAAAATGCGGGGTCTCAAAAAACTGGGTATTGACCCCTCCCAGCTACCTTCGGTGCGAAGGGAAGTCACGCCCATGGAGTTAATAGTCGTTTAG
- a CDS encoding MoaD/ThiS family protein produces MAVKVLIPTPLQKYTQEQATVECQGTNVSELIESLETNCPGIKQRLCDEQGKPRRFLNLYVNGEDIRLLENTETKLNDGDEVSIVTAVAGG; encoded by the coding sequence ATGGCTGTAAAAGTTTTAATTCCTACTCCTCTGCAAAAATATACCCAAGAGCAAGCAACAGTAGAATGTCAGGGAACGAATGTTTCTGAACTGATCGAATCCCTGGAAACTAATTGTCCTGGAATTAAACAACGCCTGTGCGATGAGCAGGGTAAACCCCGTCGATTTTTGAATCTCTACGTGAACGGGGAAGATATCCGCTTGTTGGAGAATACAGAAACAAAACTCAACGATGGGGATGAAGTGAGTATTGTCACAGCTGTTGCTGGTGGTTAG
- a CDS encoding caspase family protein has translation MRPQWEALIVGINRYPEYTNFNDLTVAALDGENVAQRLEQYGYEPFRIQDLPLGLTQKGAGGPSSTGLVKLEELRSAVANLFNPPPPNQPPETGLFFFSGHGCRQEVDGIEEVFLVTSDAFPDVGIYGYPLRELGEQIATSPVKQVVIWLDCCYSGELLSLLPFIPTDKAYCLITATRSFEPGVEISHEQGRGIYQGVTDRIKSGKSPGWYCY, from the coding sequence ATGAGACCGCAATGGGAAGCCCTAATTGTTGGGATTAACCGTTATCCAGAATACACCAACTTTAACGACTTGACCGTTGCGGCATTAGATGGGGAAAATGTCGCTCAACGATTAGAGCAGTATGGCTATGAACCGTTTCGGATTCAAGACTTACCCCTTGGGTTGACCCAAAAAGGAGCAGGGGGACCATCCAGCACAGGACTAGTAAAATTAGAGGAATTAAGGTCAGCAGTCGCTAATCTGTTTAATCCTCCTCCTCCCAACCAACCTCCAGAAACCGGCCTATTCTTCTTTTCAGGCCATGGCTGTAGACAAGAGGTGGATGGTATTGAGGAAGTTTTCTTAGTGACAAGTGATGCCTTTCCTGATGTGGGAATTTATGGCTATCCTCTGCGGGAGTTGGGTGAGCAAATCGCAACTAGCCCAGTCAAACAGGTAGTGATTTGGTTAGATTGTTGCTACAGTGGCGAGTTACTAAGCTTGCTCCCATTTATCCCAACTGATAAAGCTTACTGCTTGATTACTGCTACTCGTTCCTTTGAACCGGGAGTAGAGATTAGCCATGAACAAGGAAGGGGTATTTACCAGGGAGTTACTGACAGGATTAAATCCGGAAAATCACCCGGATGGTATTGTTACTAG
- a CDS encoding gamma-glutamyltransferase family protein, which translates to MPPPSSGGIHLVQMLNTLEAFPIRKLGHNTAQTIHLMTESMKLAYADRSKFLGDPDFVPVPVAELTSKTYAERIRQRINLYRATPSLEIAPGNPTQPVESNDTTHYSVMDKYGNAVANTYTLNFSYGSKITVPGTGILLNNEMDDFSAKPGVPNAFGLTGAEFNAIAPEKRMLSSMTPTIVVKDGKPYLVTGTPGGSKIITTVLQLIMNVIDHQLNIATATNAIRVHHQWLPDRLFIEQGLNGDTIQLLKYKGYKISLDNSMGSTQSIMHINNSFEGASDPRRPGALTLGY; encoded by the coding sequence ATGCCACCTCCAAGTTCTGGAGGTATCCATCTGGTGCAGATGTTGAATACGTTAGAAGCCTTTCCGATTCGGAAACTGGGACATAATACTGCCCAAACCATTCATTTAATGACGGAAAGTATGAAGTTAGCCTATGCTGACCGTTCTAAATTTTTAGGAGATCCTGACTTTGTTCCCGTTCCCGTTGCTGAATTAACCTCTAAAACCTATGCTGAACGCATCCGTCAACGGATTAATCTCTATCGAGCAACTCCCAGTTTAGAAATTGCCCCTGGTAATCCTACTCAACCGGTAGAAAGCAATGATACCACCCATTATTCAGTGATGGATAAGTATGGCAATGCTGTTGCTAATACCTATACTTTAAACTTCAGCTATGGCAGTAAAATTACAGTACCGGGAACGGGTATTCTCCTCAACAATGAAATGGATGATTTTTCAGCTAAGCCAGGAGTACCTAATGCTTTTGGGTTAACTGGAGCAGAATTCAATGCGATCGCACCGGAAAAAAGGATGCTCAGTTCTATGACGCCAACAATTGTGGTCAAAGATGGTAAGCCTTATCTGGTCACTGGCACTCCAGGGGGGAGTAAGATTATTACCACCGTTTTGCAATTGATTATGAATGTAATTGATCACCAGCTCAATATTGCTACAGCTACTAATGCCATTCGGGTACATCATCAATGGTTACCGGATCGACTTTTTATAGAGCAGGGTTTAAATGGTGATACAATCCAGTTATTGAAGTATAAAGGATATAAGATTTCGTTAGATAATTCTATGGGGAGTACCCAGAGTATCATGCACATTAACAATTCATTTGAAGGTGCATCTGATCCTCGCCGACCTGGTGCCTTAACCTTAGGTTATTAA
- a CDS encoding WD40 repeat domain-containing protein, translated as MVIESKLEAAAEEWQEKGKKRDDAGLLLQGGRLVEAQEYLRKYGELGMLNGLAEEYIEVSRHKHKQITRNRRLVAVGFIGVLVLGTVASTVFGLESRKQARKAEESEIKALNQSSELLFTSKQAFDALKESLRAVGKLQKAKRVKGDTRIQVIAKLQQSLYGVNQYNSLDKHTDTVTSVAFSRDGQTIASASWDNTVKLWNLQGKHLHTLTGHSEPVTSLVFSRDGQTIASASLDNTVKLWNLQGKHLHTLTGHSEPVTSLVFSRDGQTIATASFDNTVKLWNLKGKPLHTLTGHSEPVTSVAFSRDGQTIASASWDNTVKLWNLKGKDLHTLTGHSEPVNSVAFSRDGQTIASASWDNTVKLWNLKGKDLHTLTGHSADVTSLAFSPDGQTIATASLDNTVKLWNLQGKVLQTLTGHSQYLITVAFSPDGQTIATASLDNTVKLWNLKGKPLHTLTGHSEPVTSVAFSRDGQTIASASLDNTVKLWNLKGKDLHILTGHSADVTSVAFSRDDQTIATASWDKTVKLWNHQGKHLQTLTGHSDWVNSVVFSPDGQTIATASDDNTVKLWNLKGKPLHTLTGHSDWVNSVVFSRDGQTIATASDDKTVKLWNLKGKHLHTLTGHSEPVNSVAFSRDGQTIASASWDKTVKLWNLKGKHLHTLTEHKANVTSVAFSRDGQTIATASWDKTVKLWNHQGKHLQTLTGHSDWVNNVVFSRDGQTLASASWDKTVKLWNHQGKHLQTLTGHSDWVNSVVFSRDGQTLASASADNTVILWNFDLDDLVAKSCDWLHDYLVTHEDEEELRKICGM; from the coding sequence ATGGTGATCGAAAGCAAGCTGGAAGCGGCGGCAGAAGAATGGCAGGAGAAGGGAAAGAAGCGCGATGATGCGGGTCTACTGTTGCAAGGGGGGAGGTTGGTAGAAGCCCAGGAGTATTTAAGAAAGTATGGTGAATTGGGGATGTTGAATGGGTTGGCCGAGGAGTATATTGAGGTTAGCCGTCACAAGCACAAGCAAATCACCCGTAACCGCAGGTTAGTAGCGGTAGGGTTTATTGGTGTGTTGGTATTGGGGACAGTTGCTTCAACGGTTTTTGGATTGGAGTCTCGTAAGCAGGCGAGAAAGGCAGAAGAAAGTGAAATTAAAGCCCTGAATCAATCTTCAGAACTCTTGTTTACCTCAAAGCAAGCCTTTGATGCTCTAAAAGAGAGTTTAAGGGCAGTAGGAAAACTCCAAAAGGCAAAAAGGGTAAAAGGTGATACTAGAATACAAGTGATCGCTAAGTTGCAGCAATCTCTCTATGGCGTCAACCAGTATAATAGCCTGGATAAACATACTGATACTGTCACTAGCGTCGCCTTTAGCCGAGATGGCCAGACTATCGCTTCTGCTAGTTGGGACAACACCGTGAAACTATGGAATCTACAAGGCAAACACCTGCACACCCTCACTGGACATAGCGAACCTGTCACTAGCCTCGTCTTTAGCCGAGATGGCCAGACTATCGCTTCTGCTAGTTTGGACAACACCGTGAAACTATGGAATCTACAAGGCAAACACCTGCACACCCTCACTGGACATAGCGAACCTGTCACTAGCCTCGTCTTTAGCCGAGATGGCCAGACTATCGCTACTGCTAGTTTTGACAACACCGTGAAACTGTGGAATCTCAAAGGCAAACCCCTGCACACCCTCACTGGACATAGCGAACCTGTCACTAGCGTGGCCTTTAGCCGAGATGGCCAGACTATCGCTTCTGCTAGTTGGGACAACACCGTGAAACTGTGGAATCTCAAAGGCAAAGACCTGCACACCCTCACTGGACATAGCGAACCTGTCAATAGCGTCGCCTTTAGCCGAGATGGCCAGACTATCGCTTCTGCTAGTTGGGACAACACCGTGAAACTGTGGAATCTCAAAGGCAAAGACCTGCACACCCTCACTGGACATAGCGCAGATGTCACTAGTCTCGCCTTTAGCCCAGATGGCCAGACTATCGCTACTGCTAGTTTGGACAACACCGTGAAACTGTGGAATCTGCAAGGCAAAGTACTGCAAACCCTCACCGGACATAGCCAATATCTCATAACCGTCGCCTTTAGCCCAGACGGCCAAACTATCGCTACTGCTAGTTTGGACAACACCGTGAAACTGTGGAATCTCAAAGGCAAACCCCTGCACACCCTCACTGGACATAGCGAACCTGTCACTAGCGTGGCCTTTAGCCGAGATGGCCAGACTATCGCTTCTGCTAGTTTGGACAACACCGTGAAACTGTGGAATCTCAAAGGCAAAGACCTGCACATCCTCACTGGACATAGCGCAGATGTCACTAGCGTCGCCTTTAGCCGAGATGACCAGACTATTGCTACTGCTAGTTGGGACAAGACGGTGAAACTATGGAATCACCAAGGCAAACACCTGCAAACCCTCACCGGACATAGCGATTGGGTGAATAGCGTGGTCTTTAGCCCAGATGGCCAGACTATCGCTACTGCTAGTGATGACAACACGGTGAAACTGTGGAATCTCAAAGGCAAACCCCTGCACACCCTCACTGGACATAGCGATTGGGTGAATAGCGTGGTCTTTAGCCGAGATGGCCAGACTATCGCTACTGCTAGTGATGACAAGACTGTGAAACTGTGGAATCTCAAAGGCAAACACCTGCACACCCTCACTGGACATAGCGAACCTGTCAATAGCGTGGCCTTTAGCCGAGATGGCCAGACTATCGCTTCTGCTAGTTGGGACAAGACTGTGAAACTGTGGAATCTCAAAGGCAAGCACCTGCACACCCTCACCGAACACAAAGCAAATGTCACTAGCGTGGCCTTTAGCCGAGATGGCCAGACTATCGCTACTGCTAGTTGGGACAAGACGGTGAAACTATGGAATCACCAAGGCAAACACCTGCAAACCCTCACCGGACATAGCGATTGGGTCAATAACGTGGTCTTTAGCCGAGATGGCCAGACTCTTGCTTCTGCTAGTTGGGACAAGACGGTGAAACTATGGAATCACCAAGGCAAACACCTGCAAACCCTCACCGGACATAGCGATTGGGTCAATAGCGTGGTCTTTAGCCGAGATGGCCAGACTCTTGCTTCTGCTAGTGCAGACAACACTGTAATTTTATGGAATTTCGATTTAGATGATTTAGTGGCAAAGAGTTGTGATTGGCTCCATGATTACCTAGTCACTCATGAAGACGAAGAAGAATTAAGGAAAATTTGTGGTATGTGA
- a CDS encoding gamma-glutamyltransferase family protein codes for MGKIAKTHKFIITCLTTLIFISAGSAFGQDTVIFSRKDIFHPVIANNGMVSSQESYASQAGLAVLKEGGNAVDAAVTIGFTLAVTLPRAGNLGGGGFMLLHLAKDNQTIAIDYREKAPLAATRDMFLDNNGEVDPEKSRYSYLSVGVPGTVAGLTMALEKYGTISLERALQPAIELAEKGFPVSEDLLSSLREYKQRMQASEASMAIFYKPGGVPYQLGEILVQNDLSRSLKLIAKYGGKAFYEGAIASAIVADMEANGGLITKEDLATYKPVIREPIRGTYRGYEIYRIGEFVRVAWPFA; via the coding sequence ATGGGCAAGATAGCCAAAACACATAAATTCATCATCACTTGCCTCACTACTCTAATTTTCATTAGTGCTGGCAGCGCCTTTGGTCAAGACACAGTTATCTTTAGCAGAAAAGATATCTTTCATCCTGTTATCGCTAACAACGGTATGGTTTCCTCTCAAGAAAGCTATGCCTCACAAGCTGGTTTAGCCGTTTTAAAAGAAGGTGGCAATGCTGTTGATGCTGCGGTAACCATTGGGTTTACCCTAGCGGTAACCTTACCGCGAGCTGGGAATCTCGGTGGTGGTGGCTTTATGCTCTTACATTTGGCCAAGGATAACCAAACCATTGCTATTGATTATCGGGAGAAAGCACCACTCGCTGCTACTCGTGATATGTTTCTGGATAATAATGGTGAGGTTGACCCAGAAAAGTCTCGATACAGTTATTTATCTGTAGGTGTTCCTGGTACTGTAGCTGGGTTAACCATGGCACTGGAAAAATACGGCACTATTTCCTTAGAACGGGCATTACAACCAGCTATAGAATTAGCAGAAAAAGGGTTCCCAGTTTCTGAAGATTTGCTCAGCTCTCTGAGAGAGTATAAGCAGCGAATGCAGGCTTCTGAGGCGAGTATGGCTATTTTTTATAAGCCAGGGGGCGTGCCTTATCAGCTAGGGGAAATCTTGGTACAAAACGATTTATCCCGTAGTTTAAAGCTGATTGCTAAATATGGGGGTAAAGCCTTTTATGAAGGTGCGATCGCATCCGCTATCGTAGCAGACATGGAAGCCAATGGTGGTCTGATTACCAAAGAGGATTTAGCAACCTATAAACCCGTGATTCGAGAGCCGATTCGGGGCACTTATCGGGGCTATGAGATTTATCGAATAGGGGAGTTTGTTCGCGTAGCGTGGCCATTCGCGTAG
- the ctpB gene encoding carboxyl-terminal processing protease CtpB, with product MRQSLKNFPRLKRVLFTGAIATTAVWSWATPINGSSVVVAFQDSPKTIVDEVWQTVNREYVDNTFNQVDWQATRHKLLSRSYASKEEAYKAIRKALETLEDPYTRFLVPEQFQALTNQTVGELSGVGIRMEIEKQTETPLIIEPIENSPAFKGGLQAGDRILAVDSKSTKGLSLEDASELIRGKVGSSVTLRIARPGQGIFEIELTRAQIEIPSVRYSVKEEGNLRVGYISLNEFSSHAAEQMQRAISNLNQQKVNAYVLDLRGNPGGLLFSSIEIARMWMQEGEIVSTIDRIGGKQAYTANRTALTQLPLAILVDGNSASASEILTGALKDNKRATVIGSRTFGKAAVQSVHSLSDGSGLTVTVSRYYLPSGEDISLKGIVPDIRQELTLEQRQLLSTQPGWRGTSKDPQYGKAIAVLKSTTASGPGTLSQPINSGRVW from the coding sequence ATGAGACAATCCCTGAAAAACTTCCCCCGACTCAAACGTGTTCTGTTCACTGGAGCGATCGCAACCACAGCAGTTTGGTCTTGGGCAACACCGATTAATGGTAGCTCTGTGGTTGTAGCATTTCAGGATAGCCCCAAAACGATTGTTGATGAAGTTTGGCAAACTGTCAATCGGGAATATGTCGATAACACCTTTAACCAAGTTGACTGGCAAGCGACTAGGCACAAACTTCTGAGCAGAAGCTACGCTTCAAAGGAAGAAGCCTATAAAGCGATTCGGAAAGCCCTAGAAACCTTGGAAGACCCCTACACCCGCTTTTTAGTGCCAGAACAGTTCCAAGCCTTGACAAACCAAACTGTTGGTGAACTGTCTGGTGTGGGTATTCGCATGGAAATAGAAAAGCAGACCGAGACCCCGTTAATCATTGAACCGATTGAAAATTCCCCAGCGTTTAAGGGAGGTCTTCAAGCTGGGGATAGGATTTTAGCGGTAGATAGCAAATCGACGAAAGGGTTAAGTCTCGAAGATGCCTCGGAACTAATCCGGGGTAAAGTAGGATCATCAGTGACTCTGCGGATTGCCCGACCAGGACAGGGCATCTTTGAGATAGAACTAACCCGAGCTCAGATAGAAATTCCCTCTGTTCGTTACAGCGTCAAGGAGGAAGGGAATCTGCGCGTGGGTTACATCAGCTTAAATGAATTTAGTTCCCATGCAGCTGAACAAATGCAACGGGCAATTAGCAACCTAAATCAGCAGAAGGTGAATGCTTATGTCCTAGATCTGCGGGGTAATCCAGGCGGATTGCTTTTTTCCAGTATTGAAATTGCCCGGATGTGGATGCAAGAGGGGGAAATTGTTAGCACTATAGACCGGATCGGTGGCAAACAGGCATACACCGCTAATCGAACCGCCTTGACCCAACTGCCCTTAGCGATTCTAGTGGATGGTAACTCCGCTAGTGCTAGTGAGATTCTAACTGGTGCTCTGAAAGATAACAAACGCGCTACTGTTATCGGTTCTCGCACTTTTGGTAAAGCCGCTGTCCAGTCTGTCCATTCCTTATCCGATGGTTCGGGTTTAACGGTGACAGTCTCTCGTTACTATCTACCCAGTGGTGAAGATATTAGTTTGAAAGGAATTGTGCCCGATATTCGCCAAGAGTTGACCCTTGAGCAACGGCAACTGCTATCGACTCAACCGGGATGGCGTGGCACTAGTAAGGATCCTCAATACGGAAAAGCGATCGCAGTTTTAAAATCAACTACTGCCTCTGGGCCTGGAACCCTCAGTCAACCCATAAACTCAGGTAGGGTCTGGTAA
- the thrC gene encoding threonine synthase, giving the protein MSQATITPKTQASTAFTKLKCKECGAEYEPKAMHVCEECFGPLEVKYDYGTLRRHVTRQSIEAGPKSIWRYRSFLPLATDNYIDVGTGMTPLVKSTRLARRLGLKNLYIKNDAVNMPTLSFKDRVVSVALSRARELGFSTVSCASTGNLANSTAAIAAHAGLDCCVFIPADLEAGKVMGTLIYNPTLMAVKGNYDQVNRLCCEVANSHGWGFVNINLRPYYSEGSKTLGFEVAEQLGWQLPDHVVAPLASGSLYTKIYKGFQEFIKVGLVDDKSVRFSGAQAEGCSPIAQAFKEGRDFITPVKPNTIAKSIAIGNPADGIYALEIAKKTNGNIESVTDAEVIEGMKLLAETEGIFTETAGGTTIAVLKKLVEGGKIDPDETTVAYITGNGLKTQEAVQGYVGEPLVIEPKLDNFEQALERANTLDRLEWQQVLV; this is encoded by the coding sequence ATGAGCCAAGCCACAATTACTCCCAAAACCCAGGCATCTACCGCATTTACCAAGTTGAAGTGTAAAGAGTGTGGTGCGGAGTATGAGCCCAAGGCAATGCATGTTTGTGAGGAATGCTTTGGTCCGTTGGAAGTAAAATATGACTACGGCACCCTCAGACGCCATGTAACCCGGCAAAGCATAGAGGCAGGTCCGAAATCCATCTGGCGCTATCGTTCTTTCTTACCCCTTGCCACTGATAACTATATTGATGTTGGTACGGGAATGACTCCCTTAGTGAAATCGACTCGCTTGGCTAGACGCTTAGGGTTAAAAAATCTCTACATTAAAAATGATGCGGTCAACATGCCCACCCTGAGCTTCAAAGACCGGGTGGTATCAGTAGCTCTAAGTAGAGCACGGGAGTTAGGCTTCTCAACGGTATCCTGTGCTAGTACTGGAAACTTAGCGAATTCTACTGCTGCGATCGCAGCTCATGCTGGACTCGACTGCTGCGTGTTTATCCCTGCTGACCTGGAAGCAGGTAAAGTGATGGGCACTCTGATTTACAACCCCACATTAATGGCAGTCAAAGGCAACTACGACCAAGTCAACCGCCTCTGTTGTGAAGTAGCCAACAGCCACGGTTGGGGATTTGTGAACATTAACCTACGTCCCTACTACTCAGAAGGCTCCAAAACTCTGGGCTTTGAAGTGGCTGAACAACTGGGTTGGCAACTACCGGATCATGTTGTTGCTCCCTTGGCATCAGGTTCCCTATACACCAAGATCTACAAAGGCTTCCAAGAATTCATCAAAGTGGGTCTAGTGGATGATAAATCAGTGCGCTTCAGCGGTGCTCAAGCAGAAGGTTGCTCCCCAATCGCTCAAGCTTTCAAAGAAGGACGGGACTTTATTACTCCAGTCAAGCCGAACACTATTGCTAAATCTATTGCGATTGGAAACCCAGCCGACGGCATCTATGCTTTAGAAATAGCTAAGAAAACTAACGGAAACATTGAATCCGTGACTGATGCAGAAGTTATCGAAGGGATGAAGTTGCTGGCAGAAACTGAAGGAATCTTCACCGAAACCGCAGGAGGGACTACAATTGCTGTACTCAAGAAGTTGGTAGAAGGTGGTAAAATTGACCCCGATGAAACTACAGTAGCCTACATCACTGGTAATGGCTTGAAGACCCAAGAAGCAGTTCAAGGTTATGTGGGTGAACCTTTGGTAATTGAACCAAAACTAGACAATTTCGAGCAAGCATTAGAGCGGGCTAACACCCTAGACCGTCTGGAATGGCAACAAGTTTTAGTTTAA